The stretch of DNA TGGTTTTACCGCGCCTCGTGTACGGGTCGCTGTGAGGTCAAAACAGGAGGGGACAGAAAATGAGTTCTGCAATGAAAAGCGATTCAGCAAAGAAGGGAATTCAGCGGGCGCCGCACCGCTCGCTGATGTACGCCAACGGTTATACCGACTGGGAAATCGACCGGCCCTGGGTGGGCGTGGTCAACGCCTACAACGCGATTACGCCGGGGCACATCCACCTGAACCGTCTGGCCGCCGCCGCGAAGGCGGGCATTTACGCATTCGGCGGCCTGCCTCTGGAATTTCCGTCCATCGGAGTCTGTGACGGCATCGCCATGAACCACGAAGGGATGAAGTATTCGCTCCCCAGCCGGGAGCTGATCATGGATTCCATTGAGGTGATGACGAAAGCTCACGCACTGGACGCGCTGGTGCTGGTCACGAACTGCGACAAGATCGTTCCGGGCATGACCATGGCCATCCTGAGGCTGAACATTCCCGCCATCATCGTCAGCGGCGGCCCCATGATCCCTGGGCGGCTGCACGGAGGTCCCATCGACCTTTCCGGGGTATTTGAGGCCGTGGGTAAACGCGTGGCCGACCAGATCGACGACGAGGAACTCGACCGGGTGGAACGTGAAGTCTGCCCCACCTGCGGGTCCTGCGCCGGAATGTTTACCGCCAACACCATGAACTGCGTCATCGAAGCCCTGGGGCTGGCTCTGCCCGGAAACGGCACGATCCCCGCGGTCTACTCCGAGCGCGAGCGGCTGGCCAAGGAGACGGGGCGCATGATCATGACCCTGATTCAGCGCAACATCCGACCGCGGGACATCGTCACCCAAACGGCCATCGACAACGCACTGGCCGTGGACATGGCCCTTGGAGGGTCCACCAATACCTGTCTTCACATTCCCGCCATCGCCCACGCGGCGGGCATGAAAGTTCCTCTGGAGCACATCGACGAGGTCAGCCGGCGCACGCCTCACCTGTGCAGCATGAGTCCCGGGGGCAAATATTACATGTACGACCTTTACCTGGCCGGAGGGGTGCAGGCCGTGATGAAGCGTCTGGCCGAA from Synergistaceae bacterium encodes:
- the ilvD gene encoding dihydroxy-acid dehydratase, producing MKSDSAKKGIQRAPHRSLMYANGYTDWEIDRPWVGVVNAYNAITPGHIHLNRLAAAAKAGIYAFGGLPLEFPSIGVCDGIAMNHEGMKYSLPSRELIMDSIEVMTKAHALDALVLVTNCDKIVPGMTMAILRLNIPAIIVSGGPMIPGRLHGGPIDLSGVFEAVGKRVADQIDDEELDRVEREVCPTCGSCAGMFTANTMNCVIEALGLALPGNGTIPAVYSERERLAKETGRMIMTLIQRNIRPRDIVTQTAIDNALAVDMALGGSTNTCLHIPAIAHAAGMKVPLEHIDEVSRRTPHLCSMSPGGKYYMYDLYLAGGVQAVMKRLAEAKLLDASALTVTGDTVAENLKKAVIADEEVIRPVNNPVHKEGGIAILRGNLAPLGCVVKQGAVLPEMMKHSGPARVFDSEEGATTAIMGKKIAPGDVIVIRYEGPRGGPGMREKLGPTSLLAGMGLDKSVALITDGRFSGASRGASIGHVSPEAALGGNIALVREGDIIEIDIPARKISVNIDEAEMEKRRASWKAPEKPLDSSFLKRYR